One region of Thermococcus sp. MAR1 genomic DNA includes:
- a CDS encoding glucodextranase DOMON-like domain-containing protein: protein MRQVVALFIAILMLGSIVGANVKTVGAAEPKPLNVIIVWHQHQPYYYDPVQDIYTRPWVRLHAANNYWKMAYYLSQYPDVHATIDLSGSLIAQLADYMNGKKDTYQIVTEKIANGEPLTVDEKWFMLQAPGGFFDHTIPWNGEPITDPNGNPIRDFWDRYTELKNKMMAAKAKYANLPLEEQKVAVTNEFTEQDYIDLAVLFNLAWIDYNYIMTHPELKALYDKVDEGGYTRADVKTVLDAQMWLLNHTFEEHEKINLLLGNGNVEVTVVPYAHPIGPILNDFGWESDFDEHVKKADELYKQYLGGGTALPKGGWAAESALNDKTLEILAENGWQWVMTDQMVLGKLGIEGTVENYYKPWVAEFNGKKIYLFPRDHALSDRVGFTYGGMNQYQAVDDFVNELLKLQKQNYDGSLVYVVTLDGENPWENYPYDGKLFLTELYKKLTELQEQGLIRTLTPSEYIQLYGDKANKLTPQMMERLNLTGDNVNALLKAQSLGELYDMVGVKEEMQWPESSWIDGTLSTWIGEPQENYGWYWLYLARKTLMENKDKMSQTNWEKAYEYLLRAEASDWFWWYGSDQDSGQDYTFDRYLKTYLYEIYKLAGVDPPSYLFGNYFPDGEPYTTRGLVGLKEGEVKNFSSMSPSSSGVSVYFDGDGVHFIVKGNLDEFEVSIWEKGKRVGNTFTLLQEKPNELRYSMFPFSKDSVGLMITKHVVYKNGRAEIYGATDYEGNEKLGDLTVKETSGGIEVVVPFDYIETPDDFYFAVSTVKDGNLEVISTPVELRLPTEVKGVPIVDITDPEGDDHGPGTYTYPTDKVFVEGAFDLLRFRMLEQTDSYVMEFYFKNLGGNPWNGPNGFSLQIIEAYFDFKDGGNTSAIKMFPDGPGSNVNLDPDHPWDLALRIAGWDYGNLIVLPNGTALQGEMQISADPVKNAIIVKVPKKYIGINEDYGLWGVVLTGSQDGYGPDKWRPVAVEAEQWKVGGADPQAVINNVAPRVMDLLAPADFKPTQEEQLSSYDANEIKLATVKALPLLKKGIVVNDPEGDDHGPGTYTYATDKVFVPGHLDLLKFKMVEGSDDWTLEFYFKNLGGNPWNGPNGFSLQIIEAYFDFKDGGNTSAIKMFPDGPGANVNIDPNHPWDLALRIAGWDYGNLIVLPDGTSIQGELQISADPTRNAIVVKVPKKYLSITDYGLYASILVGSQDGYGPDKWRPVAVEAEQWKLGGADPQAVIDNLAPRVVDELVPEGFKPTQEEQLSSYDLEKKTLATVLMIPLVEGTGEEQPTPTETQTETATETTSTHSETTTATPSETTSTPSTTSPSETTTTTTPEEGGGICGPGIMAALAIAPLLLRRRR, encoded by the coding sequence ATGAGACAGGTGGTTGCCCTATTTATTGCAATTTTGATGCTTGGAAGCATCGTTGGAGCGAACGTTAAGACCGTTGGAGCGGCTGAACCAAAGCCGCTCAACGTCATAATAGTGTGGCACCAGCACCAGCCCTACTACTACGACCCGGTTCAGGACATCTATACCAGACCGTGGGTCAGGCTCCACGCGGCAAACAACTACTGGAAGATGGCCTACTACCTCAGCCAGTACCCGGACGTCCACGCCACCATCGATTTATCGGGCTCGCTCATAGCCCAGCTCGCCGACTACATGAACGGAAAGAAGGACACCTACCAGATAGTGACGGAGAAGATAGCCAACGGCGAGCCCCTGACGGTCGACGAGAAGTGGTTCATGCTCCAGGCACCTGGAGGGTTCTTCGACCACACCATCCCCTGGAACGGCGAACCGATAACCGACCCCAACGGCAACCCGATAAGGGACTTCTGGGACCGCTACACCGAGCTCAAGAACAAGATGATGGCGGCCAAGGCCAAGTACGCCAACCTGCCACTTGAGGAGCAGAAGGTTGCGGTAACCAACGAGTTCACCGAGCAGGACTACATAGACCTAGCTGTGCTCTTCAACCTCGCGTGGATAGACTACAACTACATAATGACCCACCCCGAACTCAAAGCCCTCTACGACAAGGTTGACGAGGGCGGCTATACAAGGGCGGACGTCAAAACCGTTCTCGACGCCCAGATGTGGCTCCTCAACCACACCTTCGAGGAGCACGAGAAGATAAACCTCCTCCTCGGAAACGGCAACGTCGAGGTTACGGTAGTCCCCTACGCGCACCCGATAGGGCCGATACTCAACGACTTCGGCTGGGAGAGCGACTTTGATGAGCACGTCAAGAAGGCAGACGAGCTGTACAAACAGTACCTCGGCGGTGGAACGGCTCTTCCGAAGGGCGGATGGGCGGCTGAGAGTGCACTGAACGACAAAACCCTCGAAATACTAGCCGAGAACGGCTGGCAGTGGGTCATGACAGACCAGATGGTTCTCGGGAAGCTCGGAATAGAGGGAACCGTCGAGAACTACTACAAACCCTGGGTGGCCGAGTTCAACGGGAAGAAAATCTACCTCTTCCCGCGCGACCACGCGCTCAGCGACCGCGTTGGTTTCACCTACGGTGGGATGAACCAGTACCAGGCCGTTGATGACTTCGTCAACGAGCTCCTCAAGCTCCAGAAGCAGAACTACGATGGTTCTCTGGTTTATGTCGTCACCCTCGACGGCGAGAACCCGTGGGAGAACTACCCATACGACGGCAAGCTCTTCCTCACCGAGCTCTACAAGAAGCTGACCGAACTCCAGGAGCAGGGCCTCATAAGAACCCTCACCCCGAGCGAGTACATCCAGCTCTACGGAGACAAGGCAAACAAGCTCACCCCTCAGATGATGGAGAGGCTGAACCTTACGGGTGACAACGTTAATGCCCTCCTCAAGGCCCAGAGCCTCGGCGAGCTCTACGACATGGTCGGCGTGAAGGAGGAGATGCAGTGGCCCGAGAGCAGCTGGATAGACGGAACCCTCTCCACGTGGATTGGCGAGCCCCAGGAGAACTACGGCTGGTACTGGCTCTACCTGGCGAGAAAGACCCTGATGGAGAACAAGGACAAAATGAGCCAGACGAACTGGGAGAAGGCCTACGAGTACCTGCTCCGCGCCGAAGCGAGCGACTGGTTCTGGTGGTACGGAAGCGACCAGGACAGCGGGCAGGACTACACCTTCGACCGCTACCTCAAGACGTACCTCTACGAGATTTACAAACTAGCGGGAGTCGATCCGCCGAGCTACCTCTTCGGAAACTACTTCCCGGACGGCGAGCCCTACACCACGAGGGGCCTCGTCGGACTCAAGGAGGGGGAGGTAAAGAACTTCTCCAGCATGTCGCCAAGCTCAAGCGGCGTGAGCGTTTACTTCGACGGTGATGGGGTGCACTTCATCGTTAAGGGCAACCTCGACGAGTTTGAGGTGAGCATCTGGGAGAAGGGCAAGCGCGTCGGAAACACCTTCACGCTCCTCCAGGAGAAGCCCAACGAGCTTCGCTACTCAATGTTCCCGTTCTCCAAGGACAGCGTCGGACTAATGATAACCAAGCATGTTGTTTACAAAAACGGCAGGGCGGAAATCTACGGTGCAACCGACTACGAGGGCAATGAGAAGCTCGGGGATTTAACCGTCAAGGAGACGAGCGGGGGGATCGAGGTCGTCGTCCCCTTCGACTACATAGAGACCCCCGATGACTTCTACTTCGCGGTCTCGACCGTCAAGGACGGAAACCTTGAGGTGATAAGCACCCCGGTGGAGCTCAGGCTCCCGACGGAGGTCAAGGGAGTCCCCATAGTTGACATAACCGACCCGGAGGGGGACGATCACGGGCCTGGAACCTACACCTACCCGACCGACAAGGTCTTCGTTGAGGGAGCCTTCGACCTCCTCCGCTTCAGGATGCTTGAGCAAACCGACAGCTACGTCATGGAGTTCTACTTCAAGAACCTCGGCGGCAACCCGTGGAACGGGCCCAACGGCTTCAGCCTCCAGATAATCGAGGCTTACTTCGACTTCAAAGACGGTGGAAACACGAGCGCCATCAAGATGTTCCCCGATGGACCGGGAAGCAACGTCAACCTCGACCCAGACCACCCGTGGGACTTGGCTCTTAGAATAGCCGGCTGGGACTACGGAAACCTCATAGTCCTGCCGAATGGAACTGCCCTCCAGGGTGAGATGCAAATCTCGGCCGACCCAGTCAAGAACGCGATAATAGTCAAAGTCCCGAAGAAGTACATCGGGATAAACGAGGACTACGGCCTCTGGGGAGTCGTCCTCACCGGAAGCCAGGACGGGTACGGCCCTGATAAGTGGAGACCTGTGGCAGTGGAAGCCGAGCAGTGGAAGGTCGGTGGAGCAGACCCGCAGGCGGTCATCAACAACGTTGCCCCGCGCGTCATGGATCTGCTCGCTCCTGCCGACTTCAAGCCAACCCAGGAGGAACAGCTAAGCTCCTATGACGCCAATGAGATAAAGCTCGCCACGGTCAAGGCGCTTCCGCTCCTCAAGAAGGGCATAGTCGTGAACGACCCGGAGGGAGACGACCACGGGCCTGGAACCTACACCTACGCCACAGATAAAGTCTTCGTTCCGGGCCACCTCGACCTGCTCAAGTTCAAGATGGTGGAGGGAAGCGACGACTGGACGCTGGAGTTCTACTTCAAGAACCTTGGAGGCAACCCATGGAACGGGCCCAACGGCTTCAGTCTCCAGATAATCGAGGCCTACTTCGACTTCAAAGACGGTGGAAACACGAGCGCCATCAAGATGTTCCCCGACGGACCGGGGGCTAACGTTAACATCGATCCGAATCACCCGTGGGATTTGGCGTTAAGAATAGCCGGCTGGGACTACGGCAACCTGATAGTCCTACCGGACGGAACCTCAATACAGGGAGAGCTCCAGATATCCGCGGATCCCACAAGGAACGCTATAGTGGTCAAAGTCCCGAAGAAGTACCTCAGCATCACAGACTACGGCCTCTACGCTTCAATCCTTGTCGGCTCCCAGGACGGCTACGGTCCCGACAAGTGGAGGCCCGTCGCGGTCGAGGCTGAGCAGTGGAAGCTCGGAGGGGCAGATCCGCAGGCCGTCATAGACAACCTCGCGCCGAGGGTCGTTGACGAACTCGTTCCAGAGGGCTTCAAGCCGACCCAGGAGGAGCAGCTAAGCTCCTACGACCTTGAGAAGAAGACCCTGGCGACGGTGCTCATGATACCGCTCGTTGAAGGAACTGGCGAGGAGCAGCCGACACCAACAGAGACCCAGACGGAGACCGCCACCGAGACCACATCAACACACAGCGAAACGACGACAGCCACCCCGAGCGAAACAACGAGCACCCCATCAACAACCAGTCCAAGTGAAACCACCACAACGACCACCCCTGAAGAAGGCGGTGGAATATGCGGCCCAGGAATCATGGCCGCACTTGCAATCGCTCCGCTCCTCCTCAGGAGGAGGCGCTGA
- a CDS encoding UPF0146 family protein, translated as MPVEDFAEFLANEVPKGKIVELGIGFQFKVALRLKELGYDVLAVDWNPESVKKAGELGIKAARDDLFSPRPELYRDAKALYSVRPTPEIVGPILSLGERLRLPVYILPLTGDAMPRGMKLVNYRGLPIYVAKPI; from the coding sequence ATGCCGGTTGAGGACTTCGCGGAGTTTCTGGCTAATGAAGTGCCCAAGGGAAAAATTGTGGAGCTGGGGATAGGCTTCCAGTTCAAGGTGGCGCTTAGACTGAAGGAGCTCGGCTATGACGTTCTTGCTGTAGACTGGAACCCGGAGTCCGTTAAGAAAGCCGGGGAGCTGGGTATAAAGGCGGCTCGCGACGACCTCTTCAGCCCGAGGCCTGAGCTCTACAGGGACGCTAAGGCTCTCTACTCGGTCAGGCCCACACCGGAGATAGTGGGGCCTATCCTGAGCCTCGGAGAAAGGCTCAGGCTTCCGGTATATATCCTCCCCCTAACGGGCGATGCGATGCCCAGAGGGATGAAGCTGGTGAACTACCGGGGACTGCCCATATACGTAGCTAAACCTATTTAA
- a CDS encoding ABC transporter permease subunit, whose protein sequence is MRRMRKGELMRSLVLTALAVFVMFIILFPVYYIFVVSISPGSTLATTEFHLIPQNVSLDSYREVLFGFKGSRISENFTGTIEGTAHIENGKLYVINGKLVGKVKYGPFTGLTFEIPLSSAVFEVSAGENVQGQLKGNVKGLFVLTKVNDDGSIGFGLVRNLELTGGELDGTSFSGILIKGPTGRDYIVVRNSGKATFTHIGMFVNSLFFGYLKNSLIIAGLAVLLTLIFVVPAAYAFSRMKFFGRDHVLYFYLMFTQVAGGLGIAGLIALYGMIVKLGLYDKLPVLSFIYAAGGVPFNTWLLKGYIDSISPDFDEAALVDGASYLQIIRHVLLPMALPGIATVAIFAFIGGWTEFILASLLLTEKNQPLSVWIYLLMGGIGRGIDWSYFAAAALLFALPVFVMFMLAQNYIRSGLTIGGLKE, encoded by the coding sequence ATGAGGCGCATGAGAAAGGGCGAACTCATGAGGAGCCTTGTTCTCACGGCACTGGCAGTATTCGTCATGTTCATAATCCTCTTCCCCGTCTACTACATCTTCGTGGTCTCAATAAGTCCGGGCTCGACGCTCGCGACGACAGAGTTTCACCTGATTCCCCAGAACGTTAGCCTCGACTCGTACAGGGAGGTGCTCTTTGGATTCAAGGGCAGCAGGATAAGCGAGAACTTCACGGGGACCATCGAGGGGACAGCCCACATAGAGAACGGGAAACTCTACGTTATCAACGGCAAGCTCGTAGGGAAGGTCAAATACGGACCATTTACGGGGCTTACCTTTGAGATACCGCTGTCCAGTGCAGTCTTCGAGGTTTCTGCGGGTGAAAACGTGCAGGGACAGCTAAAAGGCAACGTTAAGGGACTCTTCGTCCTCACCAAGGTCAATGACGACGGAAGCATCGGCTTTGGACTCGTCAGGAACCTTGAGCTTACGGGCGGCGAGCTCGACGGGACGTCCTTCTCGGGAATACTCATCAAGGGACCGACCGGGAGAGACTACATCGTGGTCAGGAACTCGGGGAAGGCAACCTTCACCCACATAGGGATGTTTGTCAATTCGTTGTTCTTCGGCTACCTCAAGAACAGCCTCATAATAGCCGGCCTGGCGGTGCTGCTGACCCTCATCTTCGTCGTTCCAGCAGCGTATGCCTTCTCGCGCATGAAGTTCTTCGGAAGGGACCACGTGCTGTACTTCTACCTGATGTTCACACAGGTCGCTGGAGGCCTCGGCATAGCGGGCCTTATAGCTCTCTACGGCATGATCGTAAAGCTCGGCCTCTATGACAAGCTGCCGGTGCTGTCCTTCATATATGCGGCTGGTGGCGTTCCCTTCAACACCTGGCTCCTGAAAGGCTACATAGACTCAATAAGCCCGGACTTCGATGAGGCGGCACTCGTTGACGGCGCCAGCTACCTCCAGATAATCCGGCACGTGCTCCTTCCGATGGCATTGCCTGGAATAGCCACCGTGGCAATCTTTGCCTTCATAGGCGGCTGGACCGAGTTCATCCTGGCAAGCCTCCTCCTGACGGAGAAGAACCAGCCACTCTCCGTGTGGATATATCTGCTCATGGGCGGCATAGGCAGGGGAATAGACTGGAGCTACTTCGCAGCGGCTGCCCTGCTCTTCGCCCTGCCGGTGTTCGTGATGTTCATGCTCGCCCAGAACTACATAAGGAGCGGCCTCACGATCGGAGGCCTGAAGGAATGA
- a CDS encoding ABC transporter ATP-binding protein — translation MAEVKLIGVWKKFGDFTAVKDMNLHVKDGEFMILLGPSGCGKTTTLRMISGLEEPTKGQIYIGDKLVADPERGVFIPPKDRDIAMVFQSYALYPHMTVYDNIAFPLKLRKVSKQEIDQRVREVAEMLGLTELLKRKPRELSGGQRQRVALGRAIVRKPQVFLMDEPLSNLDAKLRVKMRAELKRLQKQLGVTTIYVTHDQVEAMTMGDRIAVINAGVLQQVGTPEEVYDRPANTFVAGFIGSPPMNFIDATVTEDGFADFGEFKLKLLPDQVEVLEDRNLIGKEAIFGIRPEDLYDAMFAQVKIPGENMVRAMVDIIENLGSEKIVHLRVGDVTFLGSFRSESKVKEGQEIDVVFDMRKAHVFEKKSGKAVF, via the coding sequence ATGGCGGAAGTAAAGCTCATCGGCGTGTGGAAGAAGTTCGGGGACTTCACGGCCGTCAAAGACATGAACCTCCACGTTAAGGATGGGGAGTTCATGATCCTCCTCGGGCCAAGCGGTTGCGGAAAAACAACTACACTCAGAATGATTTCCGGCTTAGAAGAACCAACCAAAGGCCAAATCTACATTGGCGACAAATTAGTAGCAGACCCAGAAAGAGGAGTATTCATCCCGCCGAAGGACAGGGACATCGCCATGGTCTTCCAGAGCTACGCCCTCTACCCGCACATGACGGTTTACGACAACATCGCCTTCCCACTAAAACTCAGAAAAGTCTCCAAGCAGGAAATCGACCAGCGCGTCAGAGAAGTCGCGGAAATGCTCGGACTAACGGAGTTACTCAAAAGAAAACCCAGAGAACTAAGCGGCGGCCAGAGGCAAAGAGTCGCTCTAGGCAGGGCAATAGTCAGAAAACCCCAAGTCTTCCTCATGGACGAGCCGCTAAGCAACCTGGACGCGAAACTCAGGGTGAAAATGCGCGCCGAACTCAAAAGACTCCAGAAACAGCTCGGAGTCACCACAATCTACGTGACTCACGATCAGGTTGAAGCAATGACCATGGGCGACAGGATTGCAGTCATAAACGCCGGCGTTTTACAGCAGGTTGGAACTCCAGAAGAAGTCTACGACAGGCCGGCGAACACTTTTGTTGCAGGCTTCATCGGAAGTCCTCCGATGAACTTCATTGACGCGACGGTAACCGAGGACGGCTTCGCCGACTTTGGAGAGTTCAAGCTCAAACTCCTGCCCGATCAAGTTGAAGTGCTCGAAGATAGGAACCTGATCGGGAAGGAGGCAATATTCGGCATAAGGCCAGAAGACCTCTACGATGCAATGTTCGCCCAGGTGAAGATTCCAGGGGAGAACATGGTCCGGGCAATGGTCGACATCATTGAGAACCTGGGAAGCGAGAAGATCGTGCACCTCCGCGTTGGTGACGTGACGTTCCTCGGCTCATTCCGCTCGGAGTCAAAAGTGAAGGAAGGCCAGGAGATTGACGTGGTATTCGACATGCGCAAAGCCCACGTCTTTGAGAAGAAGAGCGGAAAGGCAGTGTTCTGA
- the glmM gene encoding phosphoglucosamine mutase, with protein sequence MKLFGTAGIRGTLWEKVTPELAMDIGRAVGTYVDGETVAVARDGRTSSVMLQSALISGLLSTGKEVLDFGLIPTPALAWGTREYGDAGVMITASHNPPTDNGIKVFNGDGTEFYVEQERELEELVFSGRFKKAEWDEIKTVKPTDIIDGYIGAVLDFVNHETNLKVLYDGANGAGSVLAPYLLREMGARVISVNAHVDGHFPGRKPEPRYENIAYLGELARELGVDLVIAQDGDADRIAVFDEKGQYVNEDTVIALFAKLYVEGHGGGTVVVSIDTGSRIDHVVEKAGGKVVRIPLGQPHDGIKRYGAIFAAEPWKLVHPRFGPWIDSFVTMGLLIKLIDERGKPLSEIIREEIPTYYLTKKNVKCPDEFKGIALERAYNALKEKLGGEVREVLTISGYRFQLKDGSWVLVRPSGTEPKIRVVVEAPSEKRRDELFELAYETVRKAVEEAMKNRN encoded by the coding sequence ATGAAGCTCTTCGGAACGGCTGGAATTAGGGGCACCCTGTGGGAGAAGGTCACGCCTGAACTTGCAATGGACATCGGAAGGGCCGTGGGGACGTACGTCGATGGAGAAACGGTAGCCGTTGCGAGGGACGGAAGAACCTCAAGCGTAATGCTCCAGAGCGCCCTCATCTCGGGGCTCCTCTCGACGGGAAAGGAGGTTCTCGACTTTGGACTCATACCAACGCCAGCCCTTGCCTGGGGAACGCGGGAATACGGGGACGCTGGAGTCATGATTACAGCGAGCCACAACCCACCGACCGACAACGGCATAAAGGTCTTCAATGGCGATGGAACGGAGTTCTACGTCGAGCAGGAGAGGGAGCTGGAGGAGCTCGTTTTCTCTGGGAGATTCAAAAAGGCCGAGTGGGACGAGATAAAGACGGTGAAACCCACTGACATCATAGATGGCTACATTGGAGCAGTTCTCGACTTCGTAAACCACGAGACTAACCTGAAAGTCCTGTACGACGGCGCCAACGGTGCGGGAAGCGTTCTGGCCCCATATCTGCTCCGCGAGATGGGGGCGAGGGTGATAAGCGTCAACGCCCACGTGGACGGTCATTTCCCGGGAAGGAAGCCGGAGCCGAGGTACGAGAACATAGCCTACCTCGGTGAGCTGGCTAGGGAACTCGGCGTCGACCTCGTAATCGCCCAGGACGGCGACGCCGACAGGATAGCAGTTTTCGACGAAAAGGGGCAGTACGTGAACGAGGACACCGTTATAGCGCTCTTCGCAAAGCTCTACGTGGAGGGGCACGGGGGAGGGACGGTCGTCGTTTCCATAGACACCGGCTCAAGGATAGACCACGTCGTCGAGAAGGCCGGCGGAAAGGTGGTGAGGATTCCCCTCGGCCAGCCCCATGACGGAATAAAGAGGTACGGGGCAATCTTCGCGGCCGAGCCCTGGAAGCTGGTCCACCCGAGGTTCGGGCCCTGGATAGACAGCTTCGTGACCATGGGGCTCCTCATAAAGCTCATAGACGAGCGCGGAAAGCCGCTCTCGGAGATAATCAGGGAGGAGATACCGACATACTACCTCACCAAGAAGAACGTGAAGTGCCCGGACGAGTTCAAGGGTATTGCTCTTGAGAGGGCATACAATGCCCTCAAAGAGAAGCTGGGGGGAGAGGTGAGGGAGGTTCTCACGATTTCAGGCTACCGCTTCCAGCTGAAAGACGGCTCGTGGGTTCTCGTAAGGCCGAGCGGAACGGAGCCAAAGATCCGCGTCGTGGTCGAGGCACCGAGCGAGAAGAGGCGCGACGAGCTCTTCGAGCTGGCCTACGAAACAGTCAGAAAGGCAGTCGAGGAAGCAATGAAAAATAGAAACTAA
- a CDS encoding carbohydrate ABC transporter permease — MRKTTTIALFLILPGIAAFLFFNLWPIVYSIYLAFTNAQLGNFPIQAPQAPKLTFVGLDNFRWILGDEKFRSAFLWTWLFVLTSVTLKVLAGIFLSLLYNSKYVKGKMVYRSLLIIPWALPLLFSVTVWKFMFDPIFGPINQMLKSLGVQTLPNWINDPTWGFLALNIIEVWLAYPFMITVITAALQSVPETLVEAAIIDGASYWQRIRHVVLPIVGKPIAFATILTSAASFQYFMVPYIYNAGLFEDKFILLYGFRKAFGATPHYGRAAAVMIIATLVLAVYMYVNVRITKLQEGAKG, encoded by the coding sequence ATGAGAAAAACCACAACGATTGCCCTGTTTCTAATCCTGCCAGGAATAGCAGCGTTCCTTTTCTTTAACTTGTGGCCGATAGTGTACTCCATCTATCTCGCCTTCACCAACGCCCAGCTCGGGAACTTCCCGATTCAGGCACCGCAGGCGCCTAAGCTGACCTTTGTGGGGCTGGACAACTTCAGGTGGATACTGGGCGACGAGAAGTTCAGGAGCGCATTCCTGTGGACGTGGCTGTTTGTGCTGACGAGCGTCACCCTCAAGGTCCTCGCTGGAATCTTCCTCAGCCTGCTCTACAACAGCAAGTACGTTAAGGGGAAGATGGTTTACCGCTCGCTTTTGATAATCCCCTGGGCGCTCCCTCTCCTGTTCTCCGTTACCGTGTGGAAGTTCATGTTTGACCCGATTTTTGGCCCCATAAACCAGATGCTCAAATCCCTGGGAGTTCAGACACTCCCCAACTGGATTAACGACCCCACTTGGGGTTTTCTCGCACTCAACATCATCGAGGTATGGCTCGCCTATCCGTTTATGATAACCGTCATAACCGCCGCACTCCAGTCGGTTCCCGAGACGCTGGTCGAGGCGGCGATAATAGATGGCGCCAGCTACTGGCAGAGGATAAGGCACGTAGTTCTCCCGATAGTCGGAAAACCGATAGCCTTTGCCACGATACTGACCAGTGCGGCCAGCTTCCAGTATTTCATGGTGCCCTACATATACAACGCGGGCCTCTTCGAGGACAAGTTCATACTGCTCTACGGTTTCAGGAAGGCCTTCGGGGCCACACCGCACTACGGCAGGGCAGCGGCGGTGATGATAATAGCGACCCTCGTTCTGGCGGTGTACATGTACGTCAACGTTAGGATAACCAAGCTCCAGGAGGGTGCTAAGGGATGA